From the genome of Pseudomonas cavernicola:
TCCGAGGGCACCTGGATCACCTCCAGCATGCAAGCCGCGTATCTGGAATTGCATCGGCGCGGCATTGCCCACTCGGTCGAAGTCTGGCTCAACGGGGAGCTAGTTGGCGGGCTTTATGGGCTGGCGATGGGGCAGCTGTTTTTCGGTGAGTCCATGTTCAGTCGAACCGATAACGCCTCCAAAGTGGGATTTATCACGCTGGTCGAACACCTCAAGGCCTGGGGCTTCGTGCTGGTCGACTGCCAAATGCCCACTCCGCACCTGCAGAGCTTTGGCGCCCGCGCCATTCCTCGCACGGAGTTCGCAGGCTACCTGGCTCGTCACCTGAATCAAGCAAATACGGCGGACTGGCTTGCCTAGGCGAGTTCGGCAGGCTGGCATACACTTACTCTAAGCCTCTCTTGAGGGTTAATCATGACCGAGCTGGCTCGCCTTAAGTTCTACGCCACTCAGCCGCATCCCTGCAGCTATCTGCCCGAGGAACAGGCCACGACGCTGTTTCTTGACCCCAGCCAGCCAATGGATATGGAGGTCTACGCCGAGCTTTCGG
Proteins encoded in this window:
- the aat gene encoding leucyl/phenylalanyl-tRNA--protein transferase; this translates as MLTWLQRDSLDFPSLEKALREPNGLLAAGGDLSADRLIQAYRHGCFPWYQDDQPILWWSPDPRTVLFPGEIHISRSLNKTLRQARYQVTFDRDFAAVIHACAAPRTYSEGTWITSSMQAAYLELHRRGIAHSVEVWLNGELVGGLYGLAMGQLFFGESMFSRTDNASKVGFITLVEHLKAWGFVLVDCQMPTPHLQSFGARAIPRTEFAGYLARHLNQANTADWLA